The region ATCTGATAATTCGATCTGAAGGAGTGTCAATGAGTTTGAAAACCCATCTTGCCATCGATGAGGACCTTTGTGGACGTGTGACCCGTCATGAAAAGGGCTATGCCGAAGTGTGGCTCCATACCTCGGAGCGGATGAAGGCGGATGATCGGGGTTTGATCCACGGGGGATTCCTCTTCTCAGCGGCGGATTATGCGGCGATGGCGGCGGTCAATGATCCCAATGTGGTTCTAGGGGCGGCTGAAGTGAAATTCCTGGCTCCCGTGCGTAAGGGGCAGAGTATCCGTTTCGTCGCCAGGATTGGCGAATCGAGCGGTAAGAGGAGGCGGGTCGAGGTTTCGGGCGAAGCGGAAGGGCGGCGGGTCTTCGAGGGAGCCTTCCAAGCCTTTGTTCTGCCGCGGCACGTTCTGGAGGGCTGATTCAGCCCCGTCGCTGAACCTCGGCGAGCCAGAGGGGGAGATTGCGCTGTTCCCGTCGGAGGGTGCTCTGGGGCCCGTGGCCTGGGTAGAGCCGGAAATCCTCTTCGATCGTCATCGCCTTGCGCAGGCTTTCGGCCATCTGCTCAGCGCTGGAGTAGGGGAAATCCCAGCGGCCGATGGAGTCGCGGAAGAGAAAATCACCGCTGAACCAGCACTCCCCGATCTCGAGGACGGAACATCCCGGTGTATGCCCCGGGAAATGGCGGAAAGTGACGGGGATCCCCCCGATCTCCAGAGTGCTGTCGGGGGCGACTTTGACATCGGGACGGCTTGGGGGCGTTCCCTGGCCGAAGGGGTCTCTCTCGAGCATAAAGGCATCGGCCTCCGGCACATAGAGGGGGATTTTCAGATGCTCCTGAAGCTCGGCGTTGCTCCAGACGTGGTCGAAGTGGCCGTGGGTGTTGAGGATCGCCACCGGGTTCTTCGCCTCCCGGAGGACCCATTCCGTCGCGCCCACTCCGGGATCGATGATCAGGGTCTTTCCCCCCGTTTCGACAAGGTAACAATTGGTTTGATAAGGCCCCATCGGGCAGGCTTTGATCTCCATCGGTTATAATGCCTCCATGACTTTTTATTCCCTGGCCGAAAAGGCCCTGCAGTCTGCCGATATCGATGAAAAAGCTTCGGCGATCAGCCGGCTGATGCGCTATTGTAGCACAGGGGATGATCGCCCGGAGTCCGGTTTCGCCCCCTGGAGTTTCGAGGCTCCCTCCTATGCGTCACGCTGCCGTATCGTCGATCCGCGGGAGCTTCCCCGGCGCCGGAGCTTCGATACGCCCAAGGGCTTGGCGATCCTGCTTCACGCTATCGCCCATATCGAATACAGCGCCGTGGATCTGGCCCTCGACGCAGTCTACCGCTTTCCGGCGATGCCGACGGCTTTCCGCCGGGATTGGCTGGAGGTCGCGGAGGATGAGGTGCGCCATTTCCGGATGCTTGAGGCGATCCTCGAGGAATTGGGGTATCGCTATGGGGACTTCCCCGTCCATCGCGGGCTTTTCGATGCGGCGAAGCATACTGAGGGGGACATTCTGCACCGTATGGCGGTCATCCCCCGCCACTATGAAGCCACGGGCCTGGATGTCAATCCGAGGATCATGGAGAAGCTGCGCCCCTTTGCTCATAAGGAAGCGGTGGCTACGACGATCGAAGCACTCGAGACGATCTATCGTGAAGAGATCGATCACGTCCGCAAAGGGGACCGATGGTTCCGCTATTGCTGTGAACAGCGGGGGTTGGAGTCCGAGCGCACGTTTCGGGAGATCCTGGATCGCTACGATCTTCGGAAACGTCAGGGGAACTTTCTCAATGTCCCCGCCAGAAAGGCGGCGGGTTTTACCTGCGCCGAGTTGAAGGATTTGGGGGCCGCGGAGTGTGAGGATTAACGCTGTGGAAACAGAATTCCGATAAAATATCCCACTTAAAAAATATAAATGACATGTGTCAGAAGGAATGAACGGATGACCATCAGTTATGACGGGACGGGCCACCTTCCCGATGAACTGCTTTCTCTCTTGACGGAGAGCAATGAAAAGGGCCTCGACGGCCAAGCAGAAAAGCTGGAGGAGCAGGCACGGCTTCTTTACGGTGCGCCTCATGTGCTCAGTACCGTCAACTCGACGGCCGCTCTGCATCTGGCGATGTGTGCTCTGGATTTGAAACGGGGAGACAAGGTGATCTGCTCGGTCAATGCCTTTGTCGATGTGCCGGAGGTGGTTCGCCATTTCGATGCGGAACCGATCTTCGTCGATTGCGATCCTTTCAGCTACAACATCAATCCGGAGCGCCTCGAAGAGGCCCTCAAAGCCAA is a window of Nitratifractor salsuginis DSM 16511 DNA encoding:
- a CDS encoding PaaI family thioesterase, coding for MSLKTHLAIDEDLCGRVTRHEKGYAEVWLHTSERMKADDRGLIHGGFLFSAADYAAMAAVNDPNVVLGAAEVKFLAPVRKGQSIRFVARIGESSGKRRRVEVSGEAEGRRVFEGAFQAFVLPRHVLEG
- a CDS encoding MBL fold metallo-hydrolase, whose product is MEIKACPMGPYQTNCYLVETGGKTLIIDPGVGATEWVLREAKNPVAILNTHGHFDHVWSNAELQEHLKIPLYVPEADAFMLERDPFGQGTPPSRPDVKVAPDSTLEIGGIPVTFRHFPGHTPGCSVLEIGECWFSGDFLFRDSIGRWDFPYSSAEQMAESLRKAMTIEEDFRLYPGHGPQSTLRREQRNLPLWLAEVQRRG
- a CDS encoding ferritin-like domain-containing protein, with the translated sequence MTFYSLAEKALQSADIDEKASAISRLMRYCSTGDDRPESGFAPWSFEAPSYASRCRIVDPRELPRRRSFDTPKGLAILLHAIAHIEYSAVDLALDAVYRFPAMPTAFRRDWLEVAEDEVRHFRMLEAILEELGYRYGDFPVHRGLFDAAKHTEGDILHRMAVIPRHYEATGLDVNPRIMEKLRPFAHKEAVATTIEALETIYREEIDHVRKGDRWFRYCCEQRGLESERTFREILDRYDLRKRQGNFLNVPARKAAGFTCAELKDLGAAECED